A genomic segment from Syngnathus scovelli strain Florida chromosome 3, RoL_Ssco_1.2, whole genome shotgun sequence encodes:
- the LOC125993946 gene encoding zinc finger protein 462 isoform X3: protein MCVNGVVDERPHDSGEVEGQTHGPIADSSDGGPSQQRPPVEGGATVMTSDNGMQKEDTDDDTMHNQDAHQEQPHKPSFQCSRCPLEFTSEVFLQEHLGHVHGDGPDFNNHAKKDFPQNTPESSHDILKTDPRDVLNHLEDDDENLTADITKKPETEMMAVSANHHDEETKDDEEEHSISTSRVTLNLSRDLKTYKKPVQTSTASKYFTVTDNQPDSEPEDQSKNQSNNESDNESNDLARAIIDISHKHAYLQEDSLYLGLMRPIIQTPPPKDKKTSNADKTTPEATDKKELSFEVSEDDEDKNPPTYSCKHCNHKDGSLKHLSFHYHQSHPYVRTNSDYIRDENDGSATFRCLVCPVEFPKENDLRSHYGDKHAGSLDIFNLGLEGIDLAYKCFTCTFTTNALEKLKEHYKDRHPAASASNPLMFLKYVSAPCREDPSPVKTPALENPEPDIALYQCNKCPFRHRSVIVVQVHYQKNHPEESVTIDKIKRQAAVTPSKRPQCLNSEAETKDQVLEAQPELAVSEKVGESSKAQMKCDEKVTGDKMTSSIHGEVKGTSEALTKNKDKVLKTSSPEKVRKTSNVVLKSKKVKLFKAESESVLPEKVDSPEERNNCVDPEQTHHQAEDLVQNGLAGTTSRDSNGSKLEELTPKCKSSTSNIYARPENLFFCYKCNYGNPSIKGVMVHQFRTHDKLRTTSEAIVTYTTKLLNSLEKSVAQAENQSFSPLLPLPILNKGDEHTFFCHFCHYRRSTVSKVVQHYAKRHNGCVATPKQIQSYTFRTLELLQRTDVGEGQQPKKFKQPAPQKHKNLQCKSCLYKTQNPNLFRLHVRKCQRGNHSSSGVLKVYLKQANVQAGYQCDLCTFSHKKSSVLYKHYRQEHPESRSSLDFITTRLKEGQASSHLKKNSRIKGEPDESHAGGQSETKTYSCRACSFKASSVITIREHYRAVHPWCLKEDGVVPGVDGQKKSSGKNKDDSSGCFDDYQIPLEMPGVSPKGAKSAAKSPLPEDGDCKESEHSVEEETHMHVFKCLYCSYVNTKHQGVLTHCQMMHSALQSRAESLYVDEAHFDDWNQKHEGQEGDASHFRGYMCQLCPQTHETEKKLRRHHERDHGETSPAAASDEPKMPKSATYKIKMTLFRCQQCSYSCSNKMAFGRHMRLKHKSPAFQVCRYTCVLCSNSYFKKKRLGSHYQNKHGQEAYLKHFLPLCEQTPADAPSRPEVQASNKSKRLVYKCPLCPYVNSRPHGMATHCQMMHPDLPVRVNEFERGEVLISSNYQAGTNNKRGYLCSLCEAICMSLKKLAIHCSRKHSGSSKQETSQDGNSQASAVEADPKTLQRVGNALYKCSLCSYSSMIRKRLAAHYTNRHGKKAFHKHFVPLYLRKVNKAPSSPEAPENAPEGEELLYKCQLCEYRTWARRYLTYHYNKTHQLDVGTRDRLLMAYNKRKRPIRQDPPPDWELSLQDGEQTAASTRCKKCSDLSFDSPQLLLAHYCASHGMERRRDFTVIHPAGRNTGVYRCNRCRKTLNGVKKLSRHLDRHREKSATKVMAKKTTGTPLEKVKSNALDATADDLPGCSAPPDQESPPLSRIIATSPQKAGEHEQADAASLSEIYACSQCQRTFKSRNGVRTHERSHQALAAIKKLPASLSQLNLNKYLLHKPGTIRPFQCSICFYRTNLMGLWNNHLLKKHLDIVIETCDDQQENSTTTQSADGDAPHLGCGVMSWAKTNKGCTKDWYLEPPEVQRQLSHFSLMAQKGASAAMPAARRMDGGGYFRCENCSFFCEDMPSMRRHYLSRHGRKIFTCKDCDFFTGLKRAMRVHMDTDHSTFQKEVPPPDCLRCPFCLYQSNNKNNMIDHVLLHREERVVPMEVRRPKLSRYLQGLVFRCHVCTYASASADNLRSHSAKHQPVKPYRCRLCYFDCARLDELEAHLCAKHQVMRNHELVGQVSLEQLENVKLNERPEYEETQAEQMSNPENAQDVSRHVKETDGRKPTEKLKSDFENHLRDMATVKQEHQNDAAPLESKDAESQEVEEEKVEWSPDKDEEKAHLSKLQTLNNEAHVENGILRHTLDQESGTPSSSHGEQLRSDIAESSGYMAKKSLKRETLAPLLGHSLETSQDDKAHKRKMCDGLKEEEMNVEEGRDCENQKKRLKMEDTCTRQDGDMSELKGVHETFPCNLCGRNLQSEEELKRHASRHGM, encoded by the exons ATGTGCGTAAATGGTGTCGTAGATGAGCGTCCACATGACTCCGGAGAAGTAGAGGGGCAGACACACGGACCAATCGCAGACTCCTCTGACGGCGGCCCATCCCAGCAGCGCCCCCCAGTTGAAG GTGGTGCCACTGTGATGACCTCCGACAACGGTATGCAAAAAGAAGACACTGATGACGACACCATGCACAACCAAGATGCCCACCAAGAACAGCCCCACAAGCCGTCGTTCCAGTGCAGCCGTTGTCCACTCGAGTTCACGTCCGAGGTCTTCCTACAGGAACATCTCGGTCACGTCCACGGCGATGGTCCAGATTTTAATAACCATGCAAAGAAAGACTTTCCCCAAAACACCCCGGAAAGCTCACATGACATTCTTAAAACCGATCCCCGTGATGTTTTGAACCACCTCGAAGATGACGATGAGAATTTGACAGCTGATATAACCAAAAAGCCGGAGACTGAAATGATGGCCGTGTCAGCCAACCATCATGATGAAGAAACAaaagatgatgaagaggagcatTCGATTTCTACCTCAAGAGTGACTCTTAACCTGTCCAGAGATTTGAAGACCTATAAGAAACCAGTACAAACCTCCACTGCCAGCAAGTATTTCACTGTCACCGATAACCAACCAGACAGTGAGCCAGAAGACCAATCAAAGAACCAATCAAATAACGAGTCAGATAACGAGTCAAACGACCTTGCTCGTGCCATCATCGACATATCTCACAAACATGCTTACTTGCAGGAAGACAGCCTCTACCTTGGCCTGATGCGCCCGATTATCCAGACCCCCCcgccgaaggacaagaaaacatCCAACGCGGACAAGACGACTCCGGAAGCGACAGACAAGAAGGAGTTGTCCTTCGAAGTAAGTGAAGATGACGAAGACAAGAATCCACCGACCTACAGCTGTAAGCACTGTAACCACAAAGACGGCAGCCTCAAACACTTATCTTTCCATTACCACCAAAGCCACCCGTACGTGCGCACCAACTCCGACTACATCCGAGACGAGAATGATGGGAGTGCCACCTTCCGCTGTCTGGTGTGCCCCGTCGAGTTCCCGAAGGAAAATGACCTGAGGAGCCACTATGGCGACAAGCATGCGGGCTCCCTAGATATTTTCAACCTGGGACTAGAGGGCATCGACTTAGCGTATAAATGTTTCACTTGTACGTTTACCACTAACGCTTTGGAGAAACTTAAAGAACACTACAAAGACAGGCACCCCGCAGCCAGCGCGTCAAATCCGTTGATGTTCCTCAAGTACGTGTCGGCTCCGTGCCGAGAAGACCCGTCACCCGTCAAGACCCCCGCTTTAGAAAACCCAGAGCCCGATATAGCTTTGTACCAATGCAACAAATGCCCGTTTCGTCACAGGTCGGTCATCGTCGTACAAGTCCACTACCAGAAAAATCATCCGGAAGAAAGCGTCACCATAGACAAGATAAAACGACAGGCCGCCGTCACGCCGAGTAAAAGGCCGCAATGTCTGAACTCTGAAGCGGAAACCAAGGACCAAGTCCTTGAAGCTCAGCCGGAGTTGGCAGTGTCTGAAAAAGTTGGCGAAAGCTCCAAAGCTCAAATGAAATGCGACGAAAAGGTCACAGGAGACAAGATGACGTCGTCTATACACGGAGAAGTCAAAGGAACGTCCGAAGCGCTGACAAAAAACAAGGACAAGGTCCTCAAAACTTCTTCACCTGAGAAAGTCAGAAAAACCTCCAATGTTGTCCTGAAAAGTAAGAAAGTTAAACTCTTCAAAGCTGAGTCTGAATCTGTCCTACCCGAGAAAGTCGATTCTCCGGAGGAGCGAAACAACTGCGTTGACCCGGAACAAACGCATCATCAAGCCGAGGATCTCGTCCAGAATGGTCTGGCCGGAACAACCTCGCGCGATTCCAATGGGTCTAAATTGGAAGAACTGACACCCAAGTGCAAATCATCAACTTCAAACATTTATGCACGTCCTGAGAATTTATTTTTCTGCTATAAGTGCAACTACGGGAATCCCAGCATCAAAGGAGTCATGGTCCACCAGTTCCGAACACACGATAAACTCCGGACCACCAGCGAAGCCATCGTGACTTACACCACCAAGCTTCTCAACAGTTTGGAAAAATCGGTAGCGCAAGCCGAGAATCAGTCCTTTTCCCCCTTGCTGCCTCTTCCCATCTTGAACAAGGGTgacgagcacacctttttctgccACTTCTGCCACTACCGACGGAGTACCGTCTCCAAGGTGGTCCAACACTATGCCAAGAGACACAATGGCTGCGTAGCCACGCCCAAACAGATCCAATCGTACACGTTTCGGACTCTCGAGCTGTTACAGAGGACGGACGTCGGCGAGGGGCAGCAacccaaaaagttcaaacaaccgGCTCCCCAGAAACACAAGAACCTCCAGTGCAAGAGCTGCCTTTACAAGACGCAAAACCCGAACCTTTTCCGACTGCACGTACGCAAGTGCCAACGAGGGAATCACTCCAGTTCGGGCGTTTTAAAAGTCTACCTCAAGCAAGCCAACGTACAAGCCGGCTACCAGTGCGATTTGTGTACGTTCTCCCACAAGAAATCCAGTGTGCTGTACAAACACTACCGCCAGGAACATCCGGAGAGCAGGTCCAGCCTGGATTTCATCACCACCCGCTTAAAGGAAGGTCAAGCGAGTTCTCATTTGAAAAAGAACAGTCGGATCAAAGGAGAGCCAGACGAAAGCCACGCCGGCGGGCAGAGCGAGACCAAGACGTACTCGTGCCGAGCGTGTTCTTTCAAAGCGAGCTCGGTGATTACGATTCGGGAGCACTACCGTGCTGTGCACCCTTGGTGCCTGAAGGAAGACGGCGTGGTGCCCGGCGTGGACGGCCAAAAGAAGTCCAGCGGCAAGAACAAGGACGACTCGTCCGGCTGCTTTGACGACTACCAGATCCCTCTGGAGATGCCGGGCGTGTCGCCCAAAGGCGCCAAATCAGCGGCAAAGTCTCCGCTCCCGGAAGACGGCGATTGCAAAGAGTCGGAACATAGCGTGGAAGAAGAAACCCACATGCACGTCTTCAAGTGTCTGTACTGCTCCTACGTCAACACCAAGCATCAGGGGGTCCTCACCCACTGCCAAATGATGCACTCGGCCCTTCAGTCCCGAGCCGAAAGCCTCTACGTGGACGAGGCGCACTTTGACGACTGGAACCAGAAGCACGAGGGCCAGGAAGGAGACGCGTCACACTTCCGAGGCTACATGTGTCAACTCTGCCCGCAAACCCACGAGACGGAAAAGAAGCTGAGGAGACATCACGAGCGGGACCACGGCGAGACCTCGCCGGCCGCCGCGTCGGATGAACCGAAAATGCCCAAAAGCGCCACgtataaaatcaagatgacaCTTTTCAGGTGTCAGCAGTGCTCGTACAGCTGCAGCAACAAGATGGCGTTCGGGCGACACATGCGCTTGAAGCACAAAAGTCCCGCCTTTCAGGTGTGTCGCTACACTTGCGTCCTGTGCTCCAATTCCTACTTCAAGAAGAAGCGTCTCGGCAGCCATTACCAGAATAAGCACGGCCAGGAGGCCTACCTGAAACACTTTTTGCCGCTCTGCGAGCAGACCCCCGCCGACGCCCCCTCCCGACCCGAGGTCCAGGCCTCGAACAAGAGCAAACGGCTCGTCTACAAGTGTCCGCTTTGCCCCTACGTCAACTCGCGCCCGCACGGCATGGCCACGCACTGCCAGATGATGCATCCCGACCTCCCCGTCCGGGTCAACGAGTTCGAGCGGGGCGAAGTGCTCATCAGTAGCAACTACCAGGCGGGCACCAACAACAAGCGAGGCTACCTGTGCAGCTTGTGCGAGGCCATTTGCATGTCGCTCAAGAAACTCGCCATCCACTGCTCCAGGAAGCACTCCGGAAGCTCCAAACAGGAAACGTCCCAAGACGGGAATTCTCAGGCATCGGCGGTCGAGGCCGATCCCAAAACGCTTCAAAGGGTCGGCAACGCTTTGTACAAGTGCTCGCTGTGTTCTTATTCGTCGATGATCCGCAAACGCCTGGCGGCGCATTACACCAACCGACACGGAAAGAAAGCCTTCCACAAACACTTTGTCCCGCTCTACCTACGCAAGGTCAATAAAGCCCCGTCTTCTCCGGAAGCGCCCGAGAACGCCCCGGAAGGTGAGGAACTGCTCTACAAATGCCAGTTGTGCGAGTACAGAACCTGGGCGCGCCGCTACCTGACCTATCACTACAACAAGACCCACCAATTAGACGTGGGAACCAGAgataggctgctgatggcgtacAATAAACGCAAAAGGCCCATCCGTCAGGATCCTCCCCCAGACTGGGAGCTAAGTCTACAAGACGGCGAGCAGACGGCCGCCTCCACTCGATGCAAAAAGTGCTCCGACTTGTCCTTCGACTCGCCACAGCTCCTGCTCGCCCACTACTGCGCCAGCCACGGCATGGAACGCCGAAGAGATTTTACCGTCATCCACCCGGCGGGCCGCAACACGGGCGTTTATCGCTGTAATCGCTGTCGCAAGACCCTGAACGGGGTCAAGAAGCTGAGTCGCCATCTGGATCGGCACCGGGAGAAGAGCGCCACGAAGGTCATGGCTAAAAAGACGACGGGGACGCCGCTCGAGAAGGTCAAATCG AATGCTTTGGACGCAACAGCGGACGATCTTCCGGGCTGTAGCGCGCCTCCAGATCAAGAGTCCCCCCCTTTAAGCCGCATCATCGCCACGTCTCCTCAGAAAGCCGGCGAGCACGAGCAAGCGGACGCCGCGTCGCTAAGCGAGATTTACGCCTGCAGCCAGTGCCAGCGCACCTTCAAGTCACGCAACGGTGTGCGAACGCACGAGCGCAGCCACCAGGCGCTTGCGGCCATCAAAAAGCTCCCGGCCTCACTCTCACAGCTCAA TTTGAACAAGTATCTTCTCCACAAGCCTGGAACTATCCGTCCTTTCCAGTGCTCCATTTGCTTCTATCGTACCAACCTGATGGGCTTGTGGAACAACCATTTGTTGAAAAAACATCTTG ATATCGTTATTGAAACCTGTGACGACCAACAGGAGAATAGCACGACGACTCAGAGCGCGGACGGCGACGCTCCACATTTAGGCTGCGGAGTCATGAGTTGGGCCAAAACCAATAAAGGATGCACCAAAG ACTGGTACCTGGAACCCCCGGAGGTGCAGCGTCAGCTGAGCCACTTCAGCCTGATGGCTCAGAAGGGAGCTTCCGCCGCCATGCCGGCAGCACGGCGGATGGACGGCGGCGGCTACTTCCGCTGCGAGAACTGCTCCTTCTTTTGCGAGGATATGCCAAGCATGCGGCGACATTACCTCAGTCGACACGGCAGGAAGATCTTCACCTGCAAGGACTGCGACTTCTTCACCGGCTTAAA ACGAGCCATGAGGGTGCACATGGACACGGATCATTCCACGTTCCAAAAAGAAGTTCCTCCGCCGGACTGCCTGCGCTGCCCCTTCTGCCTCTACCAGAGCAACAACAAGAACAACATGATCGACCACGTCCTGCTGCATCGCG AGGAGCGTGTCGTTCCCATGGAGGTGCGGCGGCCCAAGCTGTCGCGTTACCTGCAAGGCCTGGTCTTCCGCTGCCACGTGTGCACGTATGCCAGCGCCAGCGCCGACAACCTGCGCTCGCACAGCGCCAAGCACCAGCCCGTCAAGCCCTACCGATGCCGCCTGTGCTACTTTGACTGCGCCAGGCTGGACGAGCTGGAGGCCCACCTATGCGCTAAGCATCAG GTGATGAGGAACCATGAGCTTGTGGGGCAGGTCAGCTTGGAGCAGCTGGAGAACGTGAAGCTCAACGAGAGACCGGAATACGAGGAGACGCAGGCGGAGCAGATGTccaaccctgagaacgcccaagATGTTTCCCGCCACGTGAAGGAAACAGATGGCAGGAAACCCACAGAGAAACTAAAGAGTGACTTTGAGAACCACCTCCGGGACATGGCCACTGTTAAACAGGAGCATCAAAATGATGCTGCCCCACTTGAGTCCAAGGACGCCGAGAGCCAAGaagtggaggaggagaaggtggaGTGGAGCCCCGATAAAGACGAGGAAAAAGCCCACCTCTCAAAACTGCAGACACTGAACAACGAGGCACACGTGGAGAACGGCATCCTGCGGCACACACTGGACCAGGAGAGCGGGACACCGAGTTCCTCGCACGGCGAACAACTACGCTCAGACATTGCGGAAAGCTCGGGATACATGGCCAAGAAGTCTCTCAAGAGGGAAACCTTGGCCCCGCTTCTGGGCCACTCCTTGGAGACGTCCCAAGATGACAAAGCCCACAAAAGGAAGATGTGTGATGGACTAAAAGAGGAAGAGATGAATGTAGAAGAAGGAAGAGACTGTGAAAACCAAAAGAAGCGGCTCAAGATGGAGGATACTTGCACACGGCAAGATGGCGACATGTCTGAGCTCAAAG GTGTCCACGAGACATTCCCTTGCAACCTTTGCGGACGAAACCTCCAAAGCGAAGAAGAGCTGAAGCGCCACGCCTCTCGCCACGGAATGTAG